The genomic segment CCATGGCGACTCCGCTGAGCCCGAGGAGGAAGAAGAGGAACATGAGGCCGATTAGCCTGCGCGCGGTGGGGGGCGCTCCGGCGAACTCGCGCCAGACAAAGACGCCCCAGATGGCCGAGACCATGGTGGCCCCCTGGCCAAGGGCGTAGGCGGCGGCGGGGCCAACCATCTGCGCATAAGAGGCGACGAAGTTCGAGATCATGCCGATGCCCCAGATGATGCCGCCGAGCAGTCCCCAGAAGTGAAACGCACCGCTGCCGCGGAAGTAGTCGCGCATGGCCACGGGCTGGCCGGAGATGGGCTTGCGCATGAAGAGGTAATTAACAGGGATGGTGCACGCCAGAACGCCGAGCGAGAAGACGAACGCGACAGCGTAGGGGCCGAGGTGATTCTCGCCGGTGGTGGCTTTGGCAACGAAGGGGTAGAAGAGGCCCATGCCGGTTCCGCCGAGCAGGCTCAGCAGTATCCCCTTCCGGCTCACGCTGAGGTCCTTGACCAGCCTGCGATAGGCCAGCGCATCGAGAACGATAGCGACGATCACCAGCGCGATTCCGCCAAACAGCAGCAGCGGATTCCCCTTGGGCAGAATGATGTAGTTGAGTACCGATCCGATGACCAGCGCGAGCCCGATGCCGATGGGGAACGCAACCGCTAGCCCGGCCACGGCGATGGCCGCGACAATCAGGATGTTGGCCACGTTGAATACCACGCCGCCCAGCACAGCAAACAGCAGGTGCTTGCCGTCAGCGGAGCGGAGGTTGGCGATGAAGCTGTCGGGGCTTGCGGGGTCGGTGTTGCCCATGGTGAAGCCGAGGATGAGCGCGATGAGGACGATGCCGAAGACGTAGTCCCAGTAGAAGAGCTCGAAACGCCAGCCTTTGGCGAGCTTCTGGGTGTTAGCCCAGCTTCCCCAGCAGATCATGGTCACGATCATCATGAAGAGCGCGACCGGGTACAGGCTTGGAATGTACATGCGCAGGTTTCCTGAATGCGAGAAACAGGATACCTTAGCTGCGCGGCAGGGCGCCGGTGCCTCAGATCTTCTCGAGGTTGGCGAACTTTTCCATCAGCTTCTTCATGCCGTGGCGGGTGAACATCACGGTGACCTTGGCGTCGTCGCCTTCGCCCTCGCGCATCAGCACGGTGCCTTCGCCGTACTTGGAATGACGCACGCGCTGGCCTTTGTTCAGGCCACTCGCGCCCTTCGCGTCGGGGATGTCCATCTTTGGCCGCGCAAAGGAACCAGCCTTCACTACTCCCTTGCCGCCGAAGAAGCGGGCGATGTTGTCGATGGAGTCGGCGTTCTTGGGCGCCGAGCCGGGCCCGCTGCGGGTATTCGCGCTGACTCCTTGACTGTAGGTGAGGCGTGGCCTCTCCTGGCTCTCGTTTTCGTAGTCGAAGTGGCGGTCGCCATCATCGTCTGATCCGCGGCGCTGGCCGTACGAAGAGCGCCCATAGGAGTAGCTCGCGCCTGCCCAGGCCTGCGCGCGGGGGCTCAGGTTTTCAATAAGCGGCGGAGGAACTTCTTCGAGGAAGCGCGATGGGATGCTCTGCTCGGGCGCGTCGTTGCCATAGCGGCGGCGATACTGCGCCCGGGTCAGCACCAGCGTATTCATGGCGCGGGTCATGCCGACGTAGCAGAGGCGGCGCTCCTCTTCGAGCTCTTCGGGATTGTTCAGTGTGCGCGAGTGCGGGAAGAGTCCCTCTTCCATGCCGGCGAGGAAGACTAGCGGGAACTCGAGGCCCTTGGCAGCGTGCAGCGTCATCAGCGTCACGCGTGCGTCGGGATCGAACTGGTCAGTGTCGCTGGCCAGCGCGGCGTGATCGAGGAACTCGGCGAGCGTCTCGCCACGAACCTCGGCGTCGTGCGCGGCGTTGGCGAGTTCCTTCAGGTTTTCAATCCGGCTAAAGGCCTCGGGCGAGCCTTCGGTTTCGAGGGCCTTGATGTAGCCGGTGCGGTCGTTCAGGAAGCGGATCAGTTCGGGGAGGGTGGCGGCTCCGCCCGGTGCGCGGAAGCCTTCTACGGGTGCTTCGCTGCCGGCATCGCCACCGTTCGACGGCGCAGGACTGACCTTCGAAACTTTTGTGGTCCAGCCCGTGGATGCAGATGCAGGCTTCTCCTCCTTAACTTGCTTTGGCATCTTGAGGAACGGCTTTTTGGGCTCGGCTGCGAAAGGAGAGAAATTGGAGAGATTGAGCAGCGACATTTGATCTTCGTTGCCGCCGAAATTGAAGTCGACTGCCTCGGCATCGGCTACGGCTTCGTTCTCATCCGCGCTCAGCTCGGTATCCGCGGCTCCGAAGGAGAAGTCGGTGTCGGCGTCTTCGTCGTCGCTTTCTGCGATGTCGGCGGATAGCTTGCCCGCGAAGTCGGGGTCCATCATGGCTTGCGCGTCGGTGATCAGGGTGCGGAAGGAGTCGAGCGCCATGAGTGCGCGCGTGGGGATCAGCTTGTTCTTAATGGCCGCGGCGACCGCTTCCCATGTGGAGGTGCCGGTCTCGAGCGCGAGCCGCTCGAGCGTGGCCAGCGTGGTGGCGCCGATGCCGCGGGCGGGCGTGTTGATGACTCTCTGCAGCGCCATGGAATCGTGCGGATTCCGCACTAGGCGCAGGTAAGCCATCAGGTCCTTGACTTCAGCGCGCTCGTAGAAGCTGAATCCGCCGACCATGGTGTAGCGGATGTTGTAGCGGCGTAGTGATTCTTCCACCAGGCGCGACTGCGAGTTGGTGCGGTAGAGAACGGCGCACCGGCCCTGCTCGCCCTCTTCGTTGTTCTCGCGGAGGAATTTCTGGATGCGATCTGCGATGAACAGCGCTTCGTTCTCGCCGTCGGGCGCTTCGTAGTAGCCGATCAGCGATCCGCCCTGGCGATCGGTCCAGAGTTTTTTGCCCTTGCGCCGCAGGTTGTTGGCGACCACTGCGCCGGCGGCTTCAAGAATGTTCTGCGTGGAGCGGTAGTTCTGCTCGAGGCGGACGATCTTGGCGTTGGGGAATTCCTTCTCGAAGTCAAGGATGTTCTTGATGTCGGCGCCGCGCCACGAGTAGATGCTCTGGTCTTCATCGCCTACGGCGCAGACGTTCTGTGCCTCGCCTGCCAGGAGCTTCATAATTTCGTACTGCGGGCGGTTCGTGTCCTGGTACTCGTCGACGAGCAGGTAGCGGTACTTGCGCTGATAGCGCTCGCGTGTTTCGCGCGAGACCTTCAGGAGCCGGACCGTCTCAAGCAGCAGGTCGTCGAAGTCGAGGGCATTGTTCTTGCGCAGATCAGCCTTGTAGGCTTGGTAAATATGGGCGATGCGCTCGCTGTTGGGATCCTTCGATGCGAGGTAGAACTCCTGCGGATCGACCATGTGGTTCTTGGCCCAGGAGATGCGGCCGAGCACCGTGCGCGGGGTCAACTGCTTGGTGTCGATGCCCATGCGCCGCATGATCTGCTTGACGATGCTGGACTGGTCGTTCTCGTCGTAGATGGCGAAGCTGCGCGTGAGGCCTTCGCCGTTGACCTTCAGTGCC from the Occallatibacter riparius genome contains:
- a CDS encoding GRP family sugar transporter codes for the protein MYIPSLYPVALFMMIVTMICWGSWANTQKLAKGWRFELFYWDYVFGIVLIALILGFTMGNTDPASPDSFIANLRSADGKHLLFAVLGGVVFNVANILIVAAIAVAGLAVAFPIGIGLALVIGSVLNYIILPKGNPLLLFGGIALVIVAIVLDALAYRRLVKDLSVSRKGILLSLLGGTGMGLFYPFVAKATTGENHLGPYAVAFVFSLGVLACTIPVNYLFMRKPISGQPVAMRDYFRGSGAFHFWGLLGGIIWGIGMISNFVASYAQMVGPAAAYALGQGATMVSAIWGVFVWREFAGAPPTARRLIGLMFLFFLLGLSGVAMAPIVSF
- a CDS encoding ATP-dependent helicase, which produces MSSLIAKLNPQQREAVEATEGPLLILAGAGSGKTRVITARIAWLITEKGIAPDSILAVTFTNKASAEMAERVDRLIGHASLQKPLISTFHSLCVRMLRRDIEALKVNGEGLTRSFAIYDENDQSSIVKQIMRRMGIDTKQLTPRTVLGRISWAKNHMVDPQEFYLASKDPNSERIAHIYQAYKADLRKNNALDFDDLLLETVRLLKVSRETRERYQRKYRYLLVDEYQDTNRPQYEIMKLLAGEAQNVCAVGDEDQSIYSWRGADIKNILDFEKEFPNAKIVRLEQNYRSTQNILEAAGAVVANNLRRKGKKLWTDRQGGSLIGYYEAPDGENEALFIADRIQKFLRENNEEGEQGRCAVLYRTNSQSRLVEESLRRYNIRYTMVGGFSFYERAEVKDLMAYLRLVRNPHDSMALQRVINTPARGIGATTLATLERLALETGTSTWEAVAAAIKNKLIPTRALMALDSFRTLITDAQAMMDPDFAGKLSADIAESDDEDADTDFSFGAADTELSADENEAVADAEAVDFNFGGNEDQMSLLNLSNFSPFAAEPKKPFLKMPKQVKEEKPASASTGWTTKVSKVSPAPSNGGDAGSEAPVEGFRAPGGAATLPELIRFLNDRTGYIKALETEGSPEAFSRIENLKELANAAHDAEVRGETLAEFLDHAALASDTDQFDPDARVTLMTLHAAKGLEFPLVFLAGMEEGLFPHSRTLNNPEELEEERRLCYVGMTRAMNTLVLTRAQYRRRYGNDAPEQSIPSRFLEEVPPPLIENLSPRAQAWAGASYSYGRSSYGQRRGSDDDGDRHFDYENESQERPRLTYSQGVSANTRSGPGSAPKNADSIDNIARFFGGKGVVKAGSFARPKMDIPDAKGASGLNKGQRVRHSKYGEGTVLMREGEGDDAKVTVMFTRHGMKKLMEKFANLEKI